The Roseofilum casamattae BLCC-M143 genome includes a window with the following:
- a CDS encoding transposase, which translates to MKETTLSAMPPCFDRWCQKFDDLLRTKAQKTGFRHYLGGLLGESERKNLTQMADNAVGVVYNRLHHFLTDAPWKSTQINDRRLQVMNKCSQTRIKSGFTLIVDDTGHRKSGNLT; encoded by the coding sequence ATGAAAGAAACTACTCTATCAGCAATGCCTCCTTGCTTTGACAGGTGGTGTCAAAAATTTGACGACTTATTGAGAACCAAGGCACAAAAAACTGGATTTCGACATTACCTGGGAGGTCTACTCGGAGAAAGCGAACGTAAAAACCTGACTCAGATGGCGGATAATGCCGTCGGTGTAGTCTACAATAGATTACATCATTTTTTAACAGATGCCCCCTGGAAGAGCACGCAAATAAATGACCGTCGTCTCCAAGTGATGAACAAATGCTCTCAAACCAGAATCAAGTCCGGATTTACTCTGATTGTTGATGATACAGGGCATCGGAAAAGCGGCAACCTGACTA